A single genomic interval of Xyrauchen texanus isolate HMW12.3.18 chromosome 48, RBS_HiC_50CHRs, whole genome shotgun sequence harbors:
- the rc3h1a gene encoding roquin-1a, giving the protein MPVQAPQWTEFLLCPICMQTFEESHRKPISLGCGDTVCKMCLNKLHRKACPFDQTAINTDIEQLPVNTALLQLVSGQVSTPQPVTLLTAAEDIKHYEESRTCVEDLALYLKPLSNTRGAGLNDAAQCMLSRPMQRKLVTLVHCQLVEEEGRIRAMRAARSLGERTVTELILQHQNPQQLSSNLWAAVRARGCQFLGPAMQEEALKLVLLALEDGSALSRKVLVLFVVQRLEPRFPQASKTSIGHVVQLLYRASCFKVTKRDEDSSLMQLKEEFRTYEALRREHDSQIVQIAMEGGLRIAPDQWSSLLYGDQSHKSHMQSIIDKLQTPASFAQSVQELTIALQRTGDPANLNRLRPHLELLADIDPSPDAPAPTWEQLAKGLEAVQTVVHGLVDFIQNHSKKGGDQQQPPQHSKFKTYMCRDMKQKGGCPRGASCTFAHSQEELEKYRKMNKRLGMRHQLSQSLTHLNEMDLGAGLLLEEGLSMEVLSCKPTPITNGILPAGPGSTLTHLVSRGSKPSFDPSLKTGKMDSGSLSAPGSPPDSLDLVPKTGMPMNSHSRMASDSVYGQRHMSAGPRVPHMYPPHQSELYYTETRAPPPSAQYESSQYAAGNPYPHHHGHQRYSRHPVPPPEPGMPPYQDSYTNSYTSERQYANPSSSTHYGYPSHHDGRRHPAYSGHPHSQAFPPREELVRRSPAPLDVPPPLQPQSSASSYLPESAQERYDTENYNQSSQIRNYHRNAYTRAQPSLDSLHRRRQEIMAQLEERTVVSPPTFGSSSSLSHLYNPNYPQEMRGQSHYMEKNSHGFGHIRETDYTASYSPWSCDTFGSYIGSKDMKSKEGINVIEHNAGKGLRAHGLELQRRDVKDDDPIIPFGSLPTVSRFGAISRTSKSGYPPDSPMPPLPNSAKHTASAADYNYGNHRGFSSDSYQQHQTSQGHFSERLSPAVQAREQLRMELQQVNQQISQQSRGLENSSSVMSQPSRVDWSSQSLSSEQLSLELDQVEREIGMRTHGMAMENHDGKYKLVSVGNGQEERALQRDEHPLTRSERSNGSIVLPHDCGLISSSMSSLTSKTSSLSLSSEQVENGVHS; this is encoded by the exons ATGCCTGTGCAAGCTCCGCAATGGACCGAGTTTCTGTTGTGTCCCATCTGCATGCAAACCTTCGAGGAGAGCCACCGCAAGCCCATCAGCCTGGGCTGCGGAGACACTGTGTGCAAAATGTGCCTGAACAAACTGCATCGCAAGGCCTGCCCGTTCGACCAGACCGCAATCAACACGGATATCGAGCAACTGCCCGTCAACACAGCCCTTCTACAGCTTGTTAGTGGACAG GTTTCCACTCCTCAGCCTGTCACATTACTGACAGCTGCAGAGGACATCAAGCACTATGAGGAGTCTCGCACATGTGTGGAGGACCTGGCCCTCTATCTCAAACCCCTCAGCAATACCAGAG GTGCAGGGCTGAATGATGCCGCTCAGTGCATGCTCAGCAGACCCATGCAAAGGAAGCTGGTGACTCTGGTGCACTGCCAGCTGGTGGAGGAAGAGGGCCGCATCAGGGCCATGCGGGCGGCCCGATCTCTGGGTGAACGTACAGTGACTGAGCTCATCCTTCAGCATCAAAACCCGCAGCAGCTCTCCTCCAACCTGTGGGCCGCCGTCAGGGCCAGGGGCTGCCAGTTTCTCGGCCCTG CCATGCAGGAAGAGGCATTGAAACTAGTCTTGCTTGCTCTGGAAGATGGTTCTGCCCTCTCACGGAAGGTTCTGGTCCTGTTTGTGGTCCAAAGACTCGAACCCCGTTTCCCTCAGGCCTCAAAAACCAGCATTGGACACGTGGTGCAGCTCCTCTACAGGGCTTCCTGCTTCAAG gTCACCAAACGTGACGAGGATTCCTCCTTGATGCAATTGAAGGAGGAGTTTCGCACATATGAGGCTCTTCGGAGGGAACACGACTCTCAGATCGTTCAGATTGCTATGGAGGGTGGGCTGCGAATTGCCCCCGACCAGTGGTCCTCTCTACTGTATGGGGACCAGTCCCACAAATCCCACATGCAGTCCATTATAGACAAG tTGCAGACACCAGCATCGTTTGCTCAGAGCGTACAGGAACTCACCATTGCCCTACAGAGAACTGGAGATCCAGCCAATCTCAACCGGCTCAGACCCCATTTGGAACTGCTGGCCGATATTGACCCCAGCCCAG ATGCCCCTGCACCCACATGGGAGCAGCTAGCCAAAGGGTTGGAAGCAGTGCAGACAGTGGTGCACGGCCTGGTGGATTTCATCCAGAACCACAGCAAGAAGGGAGGTGACCAGCAGCAG CCACCCCAGCACAGCAAATTCAAGACCTACATGTGCCGGGACATGAAACAGAAAGGAGGCTGCCCTCGGGGAGCAAGTTGCACCTTTGCCCACTCTCAGGAAGAACTGGAAAA GTACCGTAAGATGAATAAACGTTTGGGAATGCGTCATCAACTCAGCCAGTCCCTGACGCACCTGAATGAGATGGACCTAGGTGCAGGTTTGTTGCTTGAGGAAGGCCTATCCATGGAGGTACTCTCATGCAAGCCCACCCCCATCACCAACGGCATCCTACCAGCAGGCCCTGGATCCACTCTGACCCACCTGGTTTCAAGAGGCTCAAAACCATCTTTCGACCCATCCCTCAAGACAGGAAAGATGGACTCAGGGAGCCTTAGTGCACCCGGCTCTCCTCCAGATTc ATTGGACCTTGTCCCAAAAACAGGGATGCCCATGAACTCCCACTCTAGGATGGCAAGCGATAGCGTATACGGACAGAGGCACATGTCTGCAGGGCCTAGAGTTCCCCACATGTATCCACCTCATCAGTCTGAGCTTTACTACACGGAGACAAGAGCACCACCCCCGTCCGCCCAATATGAATCCTCTCAGTATGCTGCAG GTAATCCTTACCCCCATCACCATGGCCACCAACGCTACAGCCGCCACCCcgttccacctccagagccaggCATGCCACCATATCAGGACTCTTACACCAACTCCTATACCTCAGAGCGCCAGTACGCCAACCCATCCTCCAGTACCCATTATGGATATCCTTCACACCATGATGGTCGTCGTCACCCTGCTTACTCAGGCCACCCGCACTCACAAGCTTTTCCCCCACGAGAGGAGCTAGTAAGGAGGAGTCCAGCACCTCTGGATGTCCCCCCACCCCTACAGCCCCAAAGTTCTGCTTCATCATACCTTCCAGAATCAGCTCAGGAGAGATACGACACAGAGAACTATAACCAATCTAGTCAGATCAGGAATTACCACAGG AATGCCTACACTCGAGCACAGCCGTCCCTGGACTCCCTGCACCGCCGCAGACAAGAGATCATGGCCCAGCTGGAGGAGAGAACTGTTGTCTCGCCTCCAACTTTTGGGTCCTCATCCTCCCTCTCGCACTTGTACAACCCCAACTACCCTCAGGAAATGAGGGGACAAAGCCAT TACATGGAGAAGAACTCCCATGGTTTCGGACATATCCGGGAGACGGACTACACCGCTTCATATTCGCCTTGGTCATGTGACACCTTTGGTTCCTACATTGGAAGCAAGGATATGAAGTCCAAAGAAGGCATAAACGTCATTGAA CATAATGCAGGTAAGGGTCTAAGAGCGCACGGCTTGGAGCTTCAACGCAGAGATGTCAAAGATGATGACCCCATCATTCCCTTTGGCTCCCTGCCTACCGTGTCCCGCTTTGGAGCCATCTCACGCACTTCTAAATCGGGCTACCCGCCAGACAGTCCAATGCCACCGTTGCCAAACTCTGCCAAACATACAGCTTCTGCTG CGGACTACAACTATGGGAACCACAGAGGGTTCAGCAGCGACTCCTACCAGCAGCACCAAACGTCTCAGGGACACTTCAGTGAACG TTTGTCCCCTGCTGTGCAGGCGAGGGAACAGCTGAGGATGGAGCTCCAACAGGTCAACCAACAGATCAGCCAACAGAGCCGTGGTCTAGAG aacTCAAGCTCTGTGATGTCTCAGCCGTCTCGAGTGGACTGGTCCTCTCAGAGTTTATCCAGTGAACAGCTGAGTCTTGAACTGGACCAGGTGGAGAGAGAGATCGGCATGAGGACACATGGGATGGCCATG GAGAACCACGATGGCAAGTACAAGCTAGTCTCAGTCGGAAACGGCCAAGAGGAACGCGCTCTGCAACGAGACGAGCATCCACTGACTCGCAG TGAAAGGTCAAATGGCTCCATTGTCTTGCCACATGACTGTGGTCTCATCAGCAGCAGTATGTCCTCATTGACGAGCAAGACATCCTCTCTCAGTTTGTCCTCGGAACAGGTGGAGAACGGAGTTCATTCTTAG